A stretch of [Clostridium] innocuum DNA encodes these proteins:
- a CDS encoding PTS system mannose/fructose/sorbose family transporter subunit IID, with translation MAEQKARHVIPKKHLYRAAFNWETWVQCCYNYERMMGMACGHTFVPVIDDLYKDDPDGAAKRKEVMEREMEFFNVHIEFGSCILGMAIALEEQKSLGEPIPGEFITSLKTSLMGPLAGIGDTIYQGVLIPILLAICIDITLTGTVWGAIVYLILMLAISYIFSFANFFFGYQQGSEAIMDFLEKGLLDKLLLGAQVMGCMVMGGLIANYVKVSCGLELVTSGSKFNVQTQLFDAVMPGILPFGFTMLVYWLMKKRWTSIKIIILIVIIGIIGGLTGILA, from the coding sequence ATGGCAGAACAAAAAGCAAGACACGTTATCCCGAAGAAACACTTATACCGTGCAGCCTTTAACTGGGAAACCTGGGTTCAGTGCTGCTATAACTATGAACGAATGATGGGTATGGCCTGCGGGCACACCTTTGTACCTGTGATTGATGATTTATATAAGGATGATCCGGACGGAGCCGCAAAACGGAAAGAGGTCATGGAGCGTGAAATGGAATTCTTCAATGTCCATATCGAATTCGGTTCCTGTATTCTGGGTATGGCAATCGCACTGGAGGAACAGAAATCACTGGGAGAACCGATTCCGGGTGAATTTATCACATCCTTAAAAACATCCCTGATGGGACCTCTGGCAGGTATTGGAGATACGATTTATCAGGGGGTACTGATTCCGATCCTTTTGGCAATCTGTATTGATATCACGCTGACCGGTACCGTCTGGGGGGCAATCGTATATCTGATTCTGATGCTTGCCATCAGTTATATCTTCAGCTTCGCAAACTTCTTCTTCGGTTACCAGCAGGGCTCCGAGGCTATCATGGATTTTCTGGAAAAGGGTCTGCTCGACAAGCTGCTGCTGGGAGCACAGGTCATGGGCTGTATGGTTATGGGTGGCCTGATTGCCAATTATGTAAAAGTTTCCTGTGGTCTGGAGCTTGTCACATCGGGGTCAAAATTCAATGTGCAGACGCAGCTGTTTGATGCTGTCATGCCAGGCATTCTGCCATTTGGATTCACGATGTTAGTTTACTGGCTGATGAAGAAAAGATGGACTTCCATCAAGATTATTATTCTGATTGTAATCATCGGTATCATTGGCGGATTAACTGGAATCTTAGCTTAG
- a CDS encoding PTS sugar transporter subunit IIC: MSIVQAILLGVLYWIGEANLPFVGLWTVQRPLVCGWIAGIILGDALTGAMVGASINLVYLGFISAGGSMPADMALAGTLGAAFAITGNLDADTALALAVPIGLLGTLVWYCRMTFDSIFVHIGDRFVEKEQYNKIWIANVLLPQIMAAVICIVPCSLAAYFGATYIQGFITMLAGTPLKIFQIIGGLMPALGIAITLQYIFKGESRVFLFIGFVVAVYSGLALLPLGVLSLLCALVYVQVRYREGSGKGNIAEESELEEDF, from the coding sequence ATGTCAATAGTACAAGCGATTCTATTGGGGGTCCTGTATTGGATTGGTGAAGCAAACCTGCCGTTTGTCGGATTATGGACGGTACAAAGACCGCTGGTCTGCGGATGGATTGCGGGCATCATCCTTGGGGACGCATTAACGGGAGCTATGGTTGGAGCATCCATCAACCTCGTTTATTTAGGATTCATTTCAGCCGGAGGGTCCATGCCTGCCGATATGGCACTGGCAGGAACACTGGGGGCTGCATTTGCCATAACCGGTAATCTGGATGCCGATACAGCTCTTGCACTGGCTGTTCCAATCGGTCTTCTGGGTACACTGGTATGGTATTGCCGTATGACCTTTGACTCCATCTTCGTTCACATCGGTGACAGATTTGTTGAAAAAGAACAATACAATAAAATCTGGATTGCCAACGTACTGCTGCCGCAGATCATGGCTGCGGTTATCTGTATCGTTCCTTGCTCTCTGGCTGCATATTTCGGAGCCACCTATATTCAGGGCTTCATCACGATGCTTGCCGGAACACCTTTGAAAATTTTCCAGATCATCGGCGGTCTGATGCCTGCCTTGGGTATCGCAATCACACTGCAGTATATCTTTAAAGGGGAAAGCCGTGTATTTCTGTTCATCGGATTTGTTGTCGCTGTCTATTCCGGACTTGCACTGCTGCCGCTTGGTGTATTGTCCTTATTATGCGCATTGGTTTATGTACAGGTTCGTTACAGAGAGGGCAGCGGAAAAGGTAACATCGCTGAAGAATCTGAGTTAGAGGAGGATTTCTAA
- a CDS encoding PTS sugar transporter subunit IIB, with product MRNIVLARVDDRLIHGEVVTAWTPSLSANRIVIVDDTVAADKFNKRVLMALAPQGTKVAVLSVEGATKALQKPDPGNERVIVLTKTPIVFEQLLDGGVEIKEVCLGGMGIRGDRKPFINNVSASPDEVDSIRRMKNEKGVNVYYQLVPEQKVVDISNLL from the coding sequence ATGCGAAACATCGTTTTAGCACGTGTGGATGATCGTTTGATTCATGGTGAGGTCGTAACAGCCTGGACACCGAGTCTGAGTGCAAACAGAATTGTCATTGTAGACGATACTGTTGCTGCGGATAAATTCAACAAACGGGTACTGATGGCTCTGGCACCACAGGGGACCAAGGTTGCCGTATTATCTGTTGAAGGCGCAACTAAGGCACTTCAGAAGCCGGATCCGGGAAATGAACGCGTTATCGTTCTGACAAAAACACCGATCGTTTTTGAACAGCTGCTGGATGGCGGCGTGGAAATCAAAGAGGTATGCCTTGGCGGTATGGGTATCCGTGGAGACCGCAAGCCGTTCATCAACAATGTTTCTGCGAGTCCGGATGAGGTGGATTCCATTCGCCGCATGAAAAACGAGAAGGGTGTAAATGTATATTATCAGTTAGTACCTGAGCAGAAGGTAGTCGATATATCAAACCTGTTATGA
- a CDS encoding PTS sugar transporter subunit IIA: MKVILVSHGSFSKGLFETMEMVLGEQQNLSYVGLYPHQGVDILKENIEKEFTKADEGEEILVLTDLFYGSPFNAVVQLMNTYDVYHLTGINVPLLMEILLMRGNGKSAAEICDEAMKLAGSTVQDVKKYLADMLDNEEDEKCETSF; this comes from the coding sequence ATGAAGGTTATCTTAGTATCTCATGGTTCTTTTTCCAAGGGATTATTTGAGACAATGGAAATGGTATTAGGCGAACAGCAGAATCTGTCATATGTCGGTCTGTATCCTCATCAGGGAGTGGATATCCTGAAAGAAAATATTGAGAAGGAATTTACAAAAGCAGATGAGGGAGAAGAAATTCTGGTTCTTACCGATTTGTTCTACGGAAGTCCGTTCAATGCGGTTGTACAGTTGATGAACACATATGATGTATACCATTTAACAGGAATCAATGTTCCCCTGCTGATGGAAATCCTACTGATGAGAGGAAACGGAAAAAGCGCTGCGGAAATATGTGACGAGGCTATGAAGCTGGCAGGCAGTACCGTACAGGATGTAAAAAAATACTTAGCAGACATGCTTGATAATGAGGAGGATGAAAAATGCGAAACATCGTTTTAG